GAAGAAACTTTTTTCAAACAGTATCAATGTTTCGTTATTGCGATGTTTTCTAAGAAATTCTCTTTTGAAAACTTGTACAATGGCTCGCTATCGGGGGCTAGAGGAACGCAATTTGAGAAGAGCATTTTGGATGCAAAAACGATACAAGATATTGCTGCTATTTTAGAAGAAGCTTACGTGAAAGAACATGCAGCAGTTCAAAAAAATATGGCAAGCGTACCGAAGAAAAAATACAGTACGTTCCGTGGGCTAGCGGTCGGTTTCATTATTGTCGCTATTTTACTTGCAATCCCAGTAAGTTATTTTGCCTTCGTTAAAGTTCCTTTGCAAAATGATTTACTAACGGCAAACGAGAATTTCTTGAAAACAGACTACGATAAAGTGATTACAGGTCTAGAAAATGTGGATCCAGAAAAAATGCCACAGTCTGTCCAATATGAATTAGCTTATTCCTACGTTAACGGCGAAAAAATGAGCGATAAAAAGAAAGAAAACATTATGAATACAATTAGCTTGAAATCTGATGCAAAAAACTTACTTTACTGGATTTACAATGGTCGCGGAGAATTTAGTAAATCGCTTGATATTGCTAAACTTTTAGATGATCCAACACTAGCGATGTATAGCTTAACAAAACAAATTGAACAAGTTCAAAGTGATACAAAACTAAGCGGCGATGAAAAAGTGGAAAAACTAAAAACATTAGAAGAAAGCTTGAAAGAATACGATGAAAAAGTAAATGAAAAAACGACAACTGAAGACGAAACAACAAATACAGAAGCAAAATAAGGGAGAATGGACCATGAATAGAGAGGCTTTATTAATTGTTAGTAACGGGCAGCAATGTCATAAACACCACTTGTCCCCTGAAAGAGTCGTGACAATTGGGAATACAATCGAACACGAAATCACTTACCCCGAACTGGCTGAGTCGATTGAAGTTAAATACGATGAAGGATCTTGGAATGCTGAAACAACGGCGCTCCAAGCGAACCAAGCTGTAAATGTAGAAAATTTAGCATTTTATCTATGCCAAGACTTATATACGCAAGTTTATGATGTCGTAACGAATATTTCTGTAACGTTTGGTGTTGGAATAGAAAATGATGTCACTTTAGACGATACAAAATCAGATTTTATTCTTTTACGAGATACAAAGGAAGGTTTGTTTAAGTTACAAGTGTTAAATGGCGAAATTTATCATAACTTTTCTTTAGTGACGGAAGATTGCACGGTAGAGCCGGGTGACCAGCTTTATACGGACGGTGTGACGATTACAATCGGAAAAGAAGATATTAGTGTGCTAGCTGTGAAAAATCGCGTGACGAGCAAATTAGCGCCTTTATTTGCTGCGGATAATTCTTTTGGCGAAGACTATCCAGATTACCACCGTTCACCGCGGATTATTTACCGTGCGCCTGAAGAAAAAATCAGCATGGCGAAACCGTCAAGCAAACCTTCAAAACCTACAGATGGTTTAATTAAAATTATTTTACCACCACTTATCATGGTAGCAATTACGGTCATGATTTCGATTTTCCAACCACGTGGACTTTATATTATTATGACAATCGCAATGTCAGCAGTGACAATCACAATGGCGATTCTTAACTACATAAAATCACGTAAAAAATACAAAATCGATTCCAAGCAACGCGTGGAAAGCTACGATTTGTATTTAAAACGAAAAACGAAAGAATTGCACGAAACAAGCGAAAAACAGCGTCACGCTTTAACATATCACTATCCAGACGTAACTGAACTAGAAAAAATGGCGCTACGTGTGGATTCGCGTATTTACGAAAAAACAATGTTCCATCATGATTTCTTGACTTTCCGAGTTGGTCGCGGCGACGAAGCAAGTAGCTTTTCCGTGGAATTCCAACAGGAAGAGTTCAGCCAAGAAAAAGACGAACTTGTAGAAGAAGCTGTGAAAATTAAAGGGCAATATTTATCTATTAATGAAGTGCCAGTTGCAACAGATTTAATGCACGGACCAGTGGGTTATATTGGGCCGCGCCGTTTAGTTCTAGAACAACTGCAAATGTTAGTAATGCAAACATCCCTTTTCCATAGTTATTATGATTTGCAATTTATTACGATTTTCCCAGAAGAAGAGAAAGCGGATTGGGACTGGATGCGCTGGTTACCGCATGCGAATATGCGTGATGTGAATGTGCGTGGTTTTGTTTACCATGAACGTTCGCGCGACCAAGTATTGAATTCTCTTTATCAAATTTTAAAAGAACGTAAACAAGCGCTCACTGAACAAGCGAGCAAACAAGAAAAATTATATTTCACGCCACATTATGTGGTTTTAATTACCGACGAAAAATTAGTACTCGATCACACGGTTATGGAATTCTTCAATGAAGATCCAAGCGAACTAGGTGTTTCTTTAGTGTTCGTACAGGACGTAATGGAGAGCTTGCCAGAACACGTGAAAACGGTCGTGGATATTCGTGATGCGAAGAGCGGGAACATTATTTTGGAACAAGGTGACCTTGTAAACCGCGCGTTCGTGCCGGATCATTTGCCAGCAGATTTTGACAAAGAAGTAATCAGCCGGGCTCTTGCACCGCTAAACCATCTTCAAAACTTGAAGAACTCGATCCCAGAATCCGTTACTTTCCTTGAAATGTACGGTGTAGAGCGCGTCGAAGAGTTAAACATTGCTGGACGCTGGGCGAAAAATGAAACGTATAAGAGTCTTGCTGTACCACTTGGCTTGCGCGGAAAAGATGATATTGTTCAACTGAATTTACATGAAAAAGCACACGGTCCGCATGGTTTGGTAGCCGGAACAACTGGTTCTGGTAAATCAGAAATCATTCAGTCTTATATCATTTCACTTGGCGTCAATTTCCACCCATATGAAGTCGCGTTCTTGCTGATTGACTATAAGGGCGGAGGTATGGCGAACTTATTTAAAAATATGCCACATTTACTGGGAACAATTACAAACTTGGACGGCGCGCAATCGATGCGTGCACTAGCTTCCATCAAAGCCGAATTGCAGAAAAGGCAACGGTTATTTGGCGAGCACGATGTCAACCACATCAACCAATATCAAAAACTATACAAACAAGGAAAAGCGACCGAACCAATGCCGCATTTATTCCTTATTTCAGATGAGTTCGCCGAGTTGAAATCAGAACAACCAGAATTCATGAAAGAACTTGTTTCGACAGCACGTATCGGGCGTTCACTCGGAATCCATTTAATCCTAGCAACCCAAAAACCAAGCGGTGTCGTGGATGACCAAATCTGGTCCAACTCCAAATTCAAACTAGCCCTCAAAGTACAAAACGCCAGCGATTCAAACGAAATTTTGAAAACACCAGATGCAGCAGAAATCACACTACCAGGTCGTTCGTACTTGCAAGTTGGTAATAACGAAATTTACGAACTGTTCCAAAGCGCTTGGAGTGGTGCGGATTACGTGCCTGATAAGGAAAGCACGGATTATATTGATACGACGATTTATGCGATTAATGACTTGGGTCAGTATGATATTTTGACAGAGGATTTGAGTGGATTAGATAAGAAGGATGATTTGACTAAGTTGCCGAGTGAATTGGATGCGGTTATTGATCATATTCATGAATATACGGAGGCTTCTGGGATTGAGGCATTGCCGAGACCTTGGTTGCCACCTCTGGAGGAACGTATCTCTTTAGAAAGTATCAGTACTGTTGATTTTGAAGCAAACTGGCAAAAAGATGAAAAGGATTTAGAGTTAACATTAGGAGTACTAGACCAACCACAGTTACAAGCACAAAACGTTCTGCATTGGAATTTAGAAAAAAATGGACATATGGCAGTATTTTCTAGTCCTGGTTTTGGAAAATCAACGTTCATGCAAACAGCTATATTTGATTTAGCAAGAAAAAATACACCAGAATTTTTCCATGCATATCTATTAGATTTTGGCACAAATGGTTTACTTTCGCTTAAAGGTTTACCACATGTTGCAGATACATTTTCCATTGATGAAACAGAGAAAACGTTAAAATTAGTAAGACTTCTTAGTCGAGAAATTAAAGAGAGAAAACAGCTATTAAGTAAATTTAGTGTAGCTAGTTTGAAAATGTATGAAGAAATTAGTGGTGATAAGAAACCAATTATTCTACTAGCAATTGATAACTATGATGCGATTAGAGAAGTGGATGAATTTGTAGCAAATCTCGAACCAACAATTGTCCAAATAGCAAGAGAAGGGGCTAGCTTAGGAATTCATTTAATGATTACAGCTAATAACCAAAATGCTATGCGTCTACAGCTATTATCTAACATTAAAACGCAAATAGCTTTACACTTGAATGAGAAAAATGAAGTGAGCAGTATTGTAGGTAGAAGCGACTACACTATTGAAGAATTACCAGGTCGAGGACTAATTAAGATAGAAGAACCTACATTGTTCCAAATGGCACTACCAAATAATGGGGCTGAAGCAATCGAAATAATCAAGAACAATCAAGATGAAGCAGAGAAAATGACCGAAATTTGGACAGGCCAAAAACCACAATGTATACCAATGGTTCCAGAAACATTAGGTTTTACTCACTTTACCGACCACATGGAAACAAAGAAAATGCTTGAATTAAAATCGATACTACCAATCGGTTTAGAGTACGAGTATGCCAGTCCTGTGGGAGTATCATTAGAACAGCATAATCTAGCTATCATCATGCCAACTGTAGAATTGGTGCAACAGATTATCACAAACAGTAGTCACCTACTTGTCAAAAAAGAATTAAGAGAGTTAGTTGTTTTTGATACACCTTCTATGGAATTAATGAAGTTAAAAGAATTACCACTCACTTACATTACAAACAGTGAGCGAATAGAAGGTAAAATTGACATTCTTTATGGAGCATTTAAAACAGCAGAACAAGCATATTTAGAAGAATTACAATCGAATAATACCATAACAAAAGAAGAATACTTCAAAAATGTGCCACCTATAGTAGTCGTTACCTACTCAACTGTTCAGCTATACAACCAACTATCATCAAACGCGCAAAAACAATTACTAGAGATGTTAAAATCAGATGGTAAAATGGGAGTACAATTCATTATAGGAAATGACTTAGGAAGCATGGCGAAAGAGTACAGCCCAATTGGAGATGCTATTCGCAATTCCAAACAAGTTTTACTAGGTGCTCGATTTGCAGACCAAGCAATCTACAGCCCAACAATCAGAATTGTACAAGAAAAACCATTAGCTCCTCAAGAACTGTATCTACTGTTAGAAGGAAACGCAGAAAAGCTTAAGATTCCAAAGGGATAAAATACAGAAGCAGATAGGAGAACAAATGAAGAAAAAAATCATCGGTTTATTGGCGAGTTTATTATTATTAGGAGGTTGTTTCAATATGAATGAGAAAACAGAGCAAGAAAAAGCGCAAGAAGGTACTACTCCTGTAGAGGATTATGTAGACCAAGGATATTCATTTGTAGATGGAAATAAATCGGCAGAACGAGTGAAAAAGCATGAGGAAGAGATTAAACAAGTTGCGATAGACTATATGAAAACAAAATATAAGACGGATGTGAAAGTGAATAATGTAGTTCCTGCTCGAAATGCGGCGGTTGTTATTGTGGAATGTGAAGAACCAATTCAATTTACCACATCTGTTGTTGTGGGCCTAATTCTTAATAAAGATGAGGTAGGAAGCGCTCACGAAGAAGAAGGTGAAGTGGAGCAAGCTATAGTAGGTGGGCTCTATGCAAAAGCATTTGAAAAGGAATTTCGGCATTTAGATGATTTGACAGAAAAGCTAGCAATGAAAAATGACTTGGTAGGGTATAACCAAGAAGCATTAGATAAAACATCACCTAATGGTTATCAAGGGAAATATTATTTTGTTTCACTGGGCTTCAAAGAGTATTTAAGTGTGTACAATGCTTATTTAAATAAGCAAGAAATATCAGCCAATGAGTTACAAGCTTTATTTAGAAAAGATGATCCAACGGGTGAAAAAATGACTATTGCGCTGAGATTTTTCATGAAAGAAGATAAATTGCCCATACAAGACTTTGTAGATAATATTGCTGAAGAATTATTGCAAGAATCCAATTTACCTAAAGCTACTTATCTAATTACTATTTATAAAAATTCTATCGTGAACCGAGTAGGATTACCAGACGGTGAAAATACTAGTACAGAAATTTTCATTAAATAATTAAGGGGCGTATATAAATGACAACAAAGATGGGGACATCAGATACAGATTTAATTGAACTAAGTGGGAAATGGGTTTATAGACATCCACTAAGAGGTAATAGTTTATATGTAAATGGAACTTTGTATGAAGTAAAAGAAGGCGAATACAATAAATCTTCCGGTCTAGACTACATGATTGTCGAGAATACAACCACAGGCGAAATTAGTATGGTATTCGAAGGCACGCAAGGCACCCAAGATTTCCTAACAGACGGCACACTCCCTGGCTCCATCCCTAACACGCAATTAAGAGAAGCTGACGCAGCATACAAAAAAGAAAGCCAAAAATATAACATTAAAAATGTCGCAGGAAACTCTCTA
The sequence above is drawn from the Listeria monocytogenes genome and encodes:
- the essB gene encoding type VII secretion protein EssB codes for the protein MNKTTEMDGTAYEFTYEDLVWSITFPKSKTHAKELAQLELLEKPATHFTPAKISSDSDSYTISYEIAPRTYGFEQVRKMGREDKLRALRNIADLSELLNTRYTFFLHPDNLIFDINLVPSIVHRGIKNILPPYELTEETFFKQYQCFVIAMFSKKFSFENLYNGSLSGARGTQFEKSILDAKTIQDIAAILEEAYVKEHAAVQKNMASVPKKKYSTFRGLAVGFIIVAILLAIPVSYFAFVKVPLQNDLLTANENFLKTDYDKVITGLENVDPEKMPQSVQYELAYSYVNGEKMSDKKKENIMNTISLKSDAKNLLYWIYNGRGEFSKSLDIAKLLDDPTLAMYSLTKQIEQVQSDTKLSGDEKVEKLKTLEESLKEYDEKVNEKTTTEDETTNTEAK
- the essC gene encoding type VII secretion protein EssC; translated protein: MNREALLIVSNGQQCHKHHLSPERVVTIGNTIEHEITYPELAESIEVKYDEGSWNAETTALQANQAVNVENLAFYLCQDLYTQVYDVVTNISVTFGVGIENDVTLDDTKSDFILLRDTKEGLFKLQVLNGEIYHNFSLVTEDCTVEPGDQLYTDGVTITIGKEDISVLAVKNRVTSKLAPLFAADNSFGEDYPDYHRSPRIIYRAPEEKISMAKPSSKPSKPTDGLIKIILPPLIMVAITVMISIFQPRGLYIIMTIAMSAVTITMAILNYIKSRKKYKIDSKQRVESYDLYLKRKTKELHETSEKQRHALTYHYPDVTELEKMALRVDSRIYEKTMFHHDFLTFRVGRGDEASSFSVEFQQEEFSQEKDELVEEAVKIKGQYLSINEVPVATDLMHGPVGYIGPRRLVLEQLQMLVMQTSLFHSYYDLQFITIFPEEEKADWDWMRWLPHANMRDVNVRGFVYHERSRDQVLNSLYQILKERKQALTEQASKQEKLYFTPHYVVLITDEKLVLDHTVMEFFNEDPSELGVSLVFVQDVMESLPEHVKTVVDIRDAKSGNIILEQGDLVNRAFVPDHLPADFDKEVISRALAPLNHLQNLKNSIPESVTFLEMYGVERVEELNIAGRWAKNETYKSLAVPLGLRGKDDIVQLNLHEKAHGPHGLVAGTTGSGKSEIIQSYIISLGVNFHPYEVAFLLIDYKGGGMANLFKNMPHLLGTITNLDGAQSMRALASIKAELQKRQRLFGEHDVNHINQYQKLYKQGKATEPMPHLFLISDEFAELKSEQPEFMKELVSTARIGRSLGIHLILATQKPSGVVDDQIWSNSKFKLALKVQNASDSNEILKTPDAAEITLPGRSYLQVGNNEIYELFQSAWSGADYVPDKESTDYIDTTIYAINDLGQYDILTEDLSGLDKKDDLTKLPSELDAVIDHIHEYTEASGIEALPRPWLPPLEERISLESISTVDFEANWQKDEKDLELTLGVLDQPQLQAQNVLHWNLEKNGHMAVFSSPGFGKSTFMQTAIFDLARKNTPEFFHAYLLDFGTNGLLSLKGLPHVADTFSIDETEKTLKLVRLLSREIKERKQLLSKFSVASLKMYEEISGDKKPIILLAIDNYDAIREVDEFVANLEPTIVQIAREGASLGIHLMITANNQNAMRLQLLSNIKTQIALHLNEKNEVSSIVGRSDYTIEELPGRGLIKIEEPTLFQMALPNNGAEAIEIIKNNQDEAEKMTEIWTGQKPQCIPMVPETLGFTHFTDHMETKKMLELKSILPIGLEYEYASPVGVSLEQHNLAIIMPTVELVQQIITNSSHLLVKKELRELVVFDTPSMELMKLKELPLTYITNSERIEGKIDILYGAFKTAEQAYLEELQSNNTITKEEYFKNVPPIVVVTYSTVQLYNQLSSNAQKQLLEMLKSDGKMGVQFIIGNDLGSMAKEYSPIGDAIRNSKQVLLGARFADQAIYSPTIRIVQEKPLAPQELYLLLEGNAEKLKIPKG
- a CDS encoding DUF1672 family protein, whose translation is MKKKIIGLLASLLLLGGCFNMNEKTEQEKAQEGTTPVEDYVDQGYSFVDGNKSAERVKKHEEEIKQVAIDYMKTKYKTDVKVNNVVPARNAAVVIVECEEPIQFTTSVVVGLILNKDEVGSAHEEEGEVEQAIVGGLYAKAFEKEFRHLDDLTEKLAMKNDLVGYNQEALDKTSPNGYQGKYYFVSLGFKEYLSVYNAYLNKQEISANELQALFRKDDPTGEKMTIALRFFMKEDKLPIQDFVDNIAEELLQESNLPKATYLITIYKNSIVNRVGLPDGENTSTEIFIK